The following coding sequences are from one Neodiprion lecontei isolate iyNeoLeco1 chromosome 7, iyNeoLeco1.1, whole genome shotgun sequence window:
- the LOC107219980 gene encoding flocculation protein FLO11 isoform X27, translating to MKKSSCSILAVLVLFQLCGGIHTRVISDIPSPDNNEGSGFGGDGIEEIQNGFESINSGPEIVPIEVNGGDQQYLEGLPPAPIQGNMGGIPEFNNGFDLMNFEPENVPIEVNGEDQQYFEGLPPASFQENMGDNPEFNNGFDSMNFEPENVPIDVNGGDQQYFEGLPPAPFEGNIDYIVSQGDNENGQAAFGIQGEDADAGIPVGNDEQPIDNDANVDVQDDSPVIGFVGQNTIFDEQAPLNNAGFSDNMGDGSGEQASATNAGSGSQSGDNSGEQAPANNAGSGSQSGDNSGEQASANNAGSGSQSGSSSGEQASSDNAGSGSQFGKASVEWRINSTATINEAATNTEVATTTEAQTTTEAATTAEAASTTEAQTTTEAGTSDEAASTTEAGTGDEAASTTDAGTSDEAGTTDEAASTTEAGTGDEAVSTTEAGTSDEAASTTEAGTSDEGASTTEAGTSDEAGTTDEAASTTEAGTSDEAASTTEAGTSDEAGTTDEAASTTEAGTGDEAASTTEAGTSDEAASTTEAGTSDEGASTTEAGTSDEAGTTDEAASTTEAGTSDEAASTTEAGTSDEGASTTEAGTSDEAGTTDEAASTTEAGTSDEVASTTEAGTSDEGASTTEAGTSDEAGTTDEAASTTEAGTSDEAASTTEAGTGDEAVSTTEAGTSDEAASTTEAGTSDEGASTTEAGTSDEAGTTDEAASTTEAGTSDEVASTTEAGTSDEGASTTEAGTSDEAGTTDEAASTTEAGTSDEAASTTEAGTGDEAVSTTEAGTSDEAASTTEAGTSDEGASTTEAGTSDEAETTDEAASTTEAGTSDEAASTTEAGTSDEGASTTEAGTSDEAGTTDEAASTTEAGTSDEAASTTEAGTGDEAVSTTEAGTGDEAASTTEAGTSDEAASTTEAGTGDEAVSTTEAGTSDEAASTTEAGTSDEGASTTEAGTSDEAGTTDEAASTTEAGTSDEAASTTEAGTSDEGASTTEAGTSDEAGTTDEAASTTEAGTSDEAASTTEAGTSDEAGTTDEAASTTEAGTSDEAASTTEAGTSDEAGTTDEAALTTEAGTSDEAASTTEAGTSDEAGTTTEAGTGDEAASTTEAGTSDEAASTTEAGTSDEAASTTEAGTTDEAGTTTEAGTGDEAASTTEAATSDEAASTTEAGTTDEAASTTEAGTSDEAASTTEAGTSDEAASTTEAGTTDEAGTTTEAGTGDEAASTTEAGTTDEAALTTEAGTSDEAASTTEAGTSDEAASTTEAGTSDEAASTTEAGTSDEAASTTEAETSDEAGTTDEAASTTGAGTTDVAASTTEDQTTTEAQTTTEAATTTAQTTTEVQTTTEAQTTTSAPTTTETPTTVVTTLSDESSDTSSSYDSGWSLWDAVVSSVKTAASATKNTLFGWL from the exons ATGAAGAAATCTTCCTGCTCGATTCTCGCCGTGTTGGTGTTGTTCCAACTCTGCGGCGGAATTCATACACGAG TCATTTCTGATATACCTTCACCGGACAATAACGAGGGTAGCGGTTTCGGAGGTGATGGAATTGAAG AGATCCAAAATGGATTCGAATCGATCAATTCTGGGCCGGAAATTGTTCCGATAG AGGTCAATGGAGGAGACCAACAATATTTGGAAGGGTTGCCACCTGCTCCAATCCAAGGAAATATGGGTGGTATTCCAGAGTTCAACAATGGATTCGACTTAATGAATTTTGAGCCTGAAAATGTTCCGATAG AGGTTAATGGAGAAGACCAACAATATTTTGAAGGATTGCCACCTGCTTCATTCCAAGAGAACATGGGTGATAATCCAGAGTTCAACAATGGATTTGACTCAATGAATTTTGAGCCTGAAAATGTTCCGATAG ACGTCAACGGAGGAGatcaacaatattttgaaGGATTGCCACCTGCTCCATTCGAAGGAAACATAG ATTACATCGTGAGTCAAGGCGATAATGAAAACGGGCAAGCAGCCTTCGGAATTCAGGGTGAAG ACGCTGATGCGGGCATTCCAGTAGGCAATGACGAACAGCCAATTGATAATG ATGCCAACGTTGACGTTCAAGATGATTCACCGGTCATTGGATTTGTAGGACAAA ATACCATCTTTGACGAACAAGCGCCGCTGAACAATGCAGGTTTCTCGGATAACATGG GTGACGGCTCTGGAGAACAAGCATCAGCAACCAATGCAGGTTCCGGTAGTCAATCTG GTGACAACTCTGGCGAACAAGCACCAGCAAACAATGCAGGTTCCGGTAGTCAATCTG GTGATAACTCTGGTGAACAAGCATCAGCAAACAATGCAGGTTCCGGCAGTCAATCAG GCAGTAGCTCTGGAGAACAAGCATCATCAGACAATGCAGGTTCCGGTAGTCAATTTG GCAAAGCATCTGTTGAATGGAGAATTAATTCGACTGCGACAATTAACGAAGCCGCGACAAACACTGAAGTTGCGACGACGACTGAAGCACAGACAACCACGGAAGCTGCAACAACTGCTGAAGCTGCATCAACGACCGAAGCTCAGACAACGACCGAAGCTGGAACAAGTGACGAAGCTGCGTCAACGACCGAAGCTGGAACGGGTGACGAAGCTGCGTCAACGACCGACGCTGGAACAAGTGATGAAG CTGGAACAACTGACGAAGCTGCTTCAACGACCGAAGCTGGAACGGGTGACGAAGCTGTGTCAACGACCGAAGCTGGAACAAGTGACGAAGCTGCTTCAACGACCGAAGCTGGAACAAGTGACGAAGGTGCGTCGACAACCGAAGCTGGAACAAGTGACGAAGCTGGAACAACTGACGAAGCTGCTTCAACGACCGAAGCTGGAACAAGTGACGAAGCTGCTTCAACGACCGAAGCTGGAACAAGTGACGAAGCTGGAACAACTGACGAAGCTGCTTCAACGACCGAAGCTGGAACGGGTGACGAAGCTGCGTCAACGACCGAAGCTGGAACAAGTGACGAAGCTGCTTCAACGACCGAAGCTGGAACAAGTGACGAAGGTGCGTCGACAACCGAAGCTGGAACAAGTGACGAAGCTGGAACAACTGACGAAGCTGCTTCAACGACCGAAGCTGGAACAAGTGACGAAGCTGCTTCAACGACCGAAGCTGGAACAAGTGACGAAGGTGCGTCGACAACCGAAGCTGGAACAAGTGACGAAGCTGGAACAACTGACGAAGCTGCTTCAACGACCGAAGCTGGAACAAGTGATGAAGTTGCTTCAACGACCGAAGCTGGAACAAGTGACGAAGGTGCGTCGACAACCGAAGCTGGAACAAGTGACGAAGCTGGAACAACTGACGAAGCTGCTTCAACGACCGAAGCTGGAACAAGTGACGAAGCTGCTTCAACGACCGAAGCTGGAACGGGTGACGAAGCTGTGTCAACGACCGAAGCTGGAACAAGTGACGAAGCTGCTTCAACGACCGAAGCTGGAACAAGTGACGAAGGTGCGTCGACAACCGAAGCTGGAACAAGTGACGAAGCTGGAACAACTGACGAAGCTGCTTCAACGACCGAAGCTGGAACAAGTGATGAAGTTGCTTCAACGACCGAAGCTGGAACAAGTGACGAAGGTGCGTCGACAACCGAAGCTGGAACAAGTGACGAAGCTGGAACAACTGACGAAGCTGCTTCAACGACCGAAGCTGGAACAAGTGACGAAGCTGCTTCAACGACCGAAGCTGGAACGGGTGACGAAGCTGTGTCAACGACCGAAGCTGGAACAAGTGACGAAGCTGCTTCAACGACCGAAGCTGGAACAAGTGACGAAGGTGCGTCGACAACCGAAGCTGGAACAAGTGACGAAGCTGAAACAACTGACGAAGCTGCTTCAACGACCGAAGCTGGAACAAGTGACGAAGCTGCTTCAACGACCGAAGCTGGAACAAGTGACGAAGGTGCGTCGACAACCGAAGCTGGAACAAGTGACGAAGCTGGAACAACTGACGAAGCTGCTTCAACGACCGAAGCTGGAACAAGTGACGAAGCTGCTTCAACGACCGAAGCTGGAACGGGTGACGAAGCTGTGTCAACGACCGAAGCTGGAACGGGTGACGAAGCTGCATCAACGACCGAAGCTGGAACAAGTGACGAAGCTGCTTCAACGACCGAAGCTGGAACGGGTGACGAAGCTGTGTCAACGACCGAAGCTGGAACAAGTGACGAAGCTGCTTCAACGACCGAAGCTGGAACAAGTGACGAAGGTGCGTCGACAACCGAAGCTGGAACAAGTGACGAAGCTGGAACAACTGACGAAGCTGCTTCAACGACCGAAGCTGGAACAAGTGACGAAGCTGCTTCAACGACCGAAGCTGGAACAAGTGACGAAGGTGCGTCGACAACCGAAGCTGGAACAAGTGACGAAGCTGGAACAACTGACGAAGCTGCTTCAACGACCGAAGCTGGAACAAGTGACGAAGCTGCGTCAACCACCGAAGCTGGAACAAGTGACGAAG CTGGAACAACTGACGAAGCTGCTTCAACGACCGAAGCTGGAACGAGTGACGAAGCTGCGTCAACGACCGAAGCTGGAACAAGTGACGAAG CTGGAACAACTGACGAAGCTGCTTTAACGACCGAAGCTGGAACGAGTGACGAAGCTGCGTCAACGACCGAAGCTGGAACAAGTGACGAAGCTGGAACAACGACCGAAGCTGGAACGGGTGACGAAGCTGCGTCAACGACCGAAGCTGGAACGAGTGACGAAGCTGCTTCAACGACCGAAGCTGGAACGAGTGACGAAGCTGCGTCAACGACCGAAGCTGGAACAACTGACGAAGCTGGAACAACGACCGAAGCTGGAACGGGTGACGAAGCTGCGTCAACGACCGAAGCTGCAACGAGTGACGAAGCTGCGTCAACGACCGAAGCTGGAACAACTGACGAAGCTGCGTCAACGACCGAAGCTGGAACGAGTGACGAAGCTGCTTCAACGACCGAAGCTGGAACGAGTGACGAAGCTGCGTCAACGACCGAAGCTGGAACAACTGACGAAGCTGGAACAACGACCGAAGCTGGAACGGGTGACGAAGCTGCGTCAACGACCGAAGCTGGAACAACTGACGAAGCTGCTTTAACGACCGAAGCTGGAACGAGTGACGAAGCTGCGTCAACGACCGAAGCTGGAACGAGTGACGAAGCTGCTTCAACGACCGAAGCTGGAACGAGTGACGAAGCTGCGTCAACGACCGAAGCTGGAACGAGTGACGAAGCTGCGTCAACGACCGAAGCTGAAACAAGTGACGAAGCTGGAACAACTGACGAAGCTGCTTCAACGACCGGAGCTGGAACAACTGATGTAGCTGCGTCAACAACCGAAGATCAGACAACGACCGAAGCTCAGACAACCACCGAAGCTGCAACAACCACAGCACAGACAACGACTGAAGTTCAAACAACAACCGAAGCTCAGACAACTACTTCTGCTC CTACCACAACGGAAACTCCTACCACAGTCGTCACTACTCTTTCTGATG AATCTTCCGACACGTCGTCCTCCTATGATTCCGGTTGGTCGCTATGGGATGCTGTTGTATCAAGTG TCAAGACCGCTGCATCGgcaactaaaaatacgttattCGGATGGTTATAA
- the LOC107219980 gene encoding flocculation protein FLO11 isoform X2 produces MKKSSCSILAVLVLFQLCGGIHTRVISDIPSPDNNEGSGFGGDGIEEIQNGFESINSGPEIVPIEVNGGDQQYLEGLPPAPIQGNMGGIPEFNNGFDLMNFEPENVPIEVNGEDQQYFEGLPPASFQENMGDNPEFNNGFDSMNFEPENVPIDVNGGDQQYFEGLPPAPFEGNIDYIVSQGDNENGQAAFGIQGEDADAGIPVGNDEQPIDNDANVDVQDDSPVIGFVGQNTIFDEQAPLNNAGFSDNMGDGSGEQASATNAGSGSQSGDNSGEQAPANNAGSGSQSGDNSGEQASANNAGSGSQSGSSSGEQASSDNAGSGSQFGKASVEWRINSTATINEAATNTEVATTTEAQTTTEAATTAEAASTTEAQTTTEAGTSDEAASTTEAGTGDEAASTTDAGTSDEAGTTDEAASTTEAGTGDEAVSTTEAGTSDEAASTTEAGTSDEGASTTEAGTSDEAGTTDEAASTTEAGTSDEAASTTEAGTSDEAGTTDEAASTTEAGTGDEAASTTEAGTSDEAASTTEAGTSDEGASTTEAGTSDEAGTTDEAASTTEAGTSDEAASTTEAGTSDEGASTTEAGTSDEAGTTDEAASTTEAGTSDEVASTTEAGTSDEGASTTEAGTSDEAGTTDEAASTTEAGTSDEAASTTEAGTGDEAVSTTEAGTSDEAASTTEAGTSDEGASTTEAGTSDEAGTTDEAASTTEAGTSDEVASTTEAGTSDEGASTTEAGTSDEAGTTDEAASTTEAGTSDEAASTTEAGTGDEAVSTTEAGTSDEAASTTEAGTSDEGASTTEAGTSDEAETTDEAASTTEAGTSDEAASTTEAGTSDEGASTTEAGTSDEAGTTDEAASTTEAGTSDEAASTTEAGTGDEAVSTTEAGTGDEAASTTEAGTSDEAASTTEAGTGDEAVSTTEAGTSDEAASTTEAGTSDEGASTTEAGTSDEAGTTDEAASTTEAGTSDEAASTTEAGTSDEGASTTEAGTSDEAGTTDEAASTTEAGTSDEAASTTEAGTSDEAASTTEAGTSDEAASTTEAGTSDEGASTTEAGTSDEAGTTDEAASTTEAGTSDEAASTTEAGTSDEAASTTEAGASDEAASTTEAGTTDEAALTTEAGTSDEAASTTEAGTSDEAGTTTEAGTGDEAASTTEAGTSDEAASTTEAGTSDEAASTTEAGTTDEAGTTTEAGTGDEAASTTEAATSDEAASTTEAGTTDEAASTTEAGTSDEAASTTEAGTSDEAASTTEAGTTDEAGTTTEAGTGDEAASTTEAGTTDEAALTTEAGTSDEAASTTEAGTSDEAASTTEAGTSDEAASTTEAGTSDEAASTTEAETSDEAGTTDEAASTTGAGTTDVAASTTEDQTTTEAQTTTEAATTTAQTTTEVQTTTEAQTTTSAPTTTETPTTVVTTLSDESSDTSSSYDSGWSLWDAVVSSVKTAASATKNTLFGWL; encoded by the exons ATGAAGAAATCTTCCTGCTCGATTCTCGCCGTGTTGGTGTTGTTCCAACTCTGCGGCGGAATTCATACACGAG TCATTTCTGATATACCTTCACCGGACAATAACGAGGGTAGCGGTTTCGGAGGTGATGGAATTGAAG AGATCCAAAATGGATTCGAATCGATCAATTCTGGGCCGGAAATTGTTCCGATAG AGGTCAATGGAGGAGACCAACAATATTTGGAAGGGTTGCCACCTGCTCCAATCCAAGGAAATATGGGTGGTATTCCAGAGTTCAACAATGGATTCGACTTAATGAATTTTGAGCCTGAAAATGTTCCGATAG AGGTTAATGGAGAAGACCAACAATATTTTGAAGGATTGCCACCTGCTTCATTCCAAGAGAACATGGGTGATAATCCAGAGTTCAACAATGGATTTGACTCAATGAATTTTGAGCCTGAAAATGTTCCGATAG ACGTCAACGGAGGAGatcaacaatattttgaaGGATTGCCACCTGCTCCATTCGAAGGAAACATAG ATTACATCGTGAGTCAAGGCGATAATGAAAACGGGCAAGCAGCCTTCGGAATTCAGGGTGAAG ACGCTGATGCGGGCATTCCAGTAGGCAATGACGAACAGCCAATTGATAATG ATGCCAACGTTGACGTTCAAGATGATTCACCGGTCATTGGATTTGTAGGACAAA ATACCATCTTTGACGAACAAGCGCCGCTGAACAATGCAGGTTTCTCGGATAACATGG GTGACGGCTCTGGAGAACAAGCATCAGCAACCAATGCAGGTTCCGGTAGTCAATCTG GTGACAACTCTGGCGAACAAGCACCAGCAAACAATGCAGGTTCCGGTAGTCAATCTG GTGATAACTCTGGTGAACAAGCATCAGCAAACAATGCAGGTTCCGGCAGTCAATCAG GCAGTAGCTCTGGAGAACAAGCATCATCAGACAATGCAGGTTCCGGTAGTCAATTTG GCAAAGCATCTGTTGAATGGAGAATTAATTCGACTGCGACAATTAACGAAGCCGCGACAAACACTGAAGTTGCGACGACGACTGAAGCACAGACAACCACGGAAGCTGCAACAACTGCTGAAGCTGCATCAACGACCGAAGCTCAGACAACGACCGAAGCTGGAACAAGTGACGAAGCTGCGTCAACGACCGAAGCTGGAACGGGTGACGAAGCTGCGTCAACGACCGACGCTGGAACAAGTGATGAAG CTGGAACAACTGACGAAGCTGCTTCAACGACCGAAGCTGGAACGGGTGACGAAGCTGTGTCAACGACCGAAGCTGGAACAAGTGACGAAGCTGCTTCAACGACCGAAGCTGGAACAAGTGACGAAGGTGCGTCGACAACCGAAGCTGGAACAAGTGACGAAGCTGGAACAACTGACGAAGCTGCTTCAACGACCGAAGCTGGAACAAGTGACGAAGCTGCTTCAACGACCGAAGCTGGAACAAGTGACGAAGCTGGAACAACTGACGAAGCTGCTTCAACGACCGAAGCTGGAACGGGTGACGAAGCTGCGTCAACGACCGAAGCTGGAACAAGTGACGAAGCTGCTTCAACGACCGAAGCTGGAACAAGTGACGAAGGTGCGTCGACAACCGAAGCTGGAACAAGTGACGAAGCTGGAACAACTGACGAAGCTGCTTCAACGACCGAAGCTGGAACAAGTGACGAAGCTGCTTCAACGACCGAAGCTGGAACAAGTGACGAAGGTGCGTCGACAACCGAAGCTGGAACAAGTGACGAAGCTGGAACAACTGACGAAGCTGCTTCAACGACCGAAGCTGGAACAAGTGATGAAGTTGCTTCAACGACCGAAGCTGGAACAAGTGACGAAGGTGCGTCGACAACCGAAGCTGGAACAAGTGACGAAGCTGGAACAACTGACGAAGCTGCTTCAACGACCGAAGCTGGAACAAGTGACGAAGCTGCTTCAACGACCGAAGCTGGAACGGGTGACGAAGCTGTGTCAACGACCGAAGCTGGAACAAGTGACGAAGCTGCTTCAACGACCGAAGCTGGAACAAGTGACGAAGGTGCGTCGACAACCGAAGCTGGAACAAGTGACGAAGCTGGAACAACTGACGAAGCTGCTTCAACGACCGAAGCTGGAACAAGTGATGAAGTTGCTTCAACGACCGAAGCTGGAACAAGTGACGAAGGTGCGTCGACAACCGAAGCTGGAACAAGTGACGAAGCTGGAACAACTGACGAAGCTGCTTCAACGACCGAAGCTGGAACAAGTGACGAAGCTGCTTCAACGACCGAAGCTGGAACGGGTGACGAAGCTGTGTCAACGACCGAAGCTGGAACAAGTGACGAAGCTGCTTCAACGACCGAAGCTGGAACAAGTGACGAAGGTGCGTCGACAACCGAAGCTGGAACAAGTGACGAAGCTGAAACAACTGACGAAGCTGCTTCAACGACCGAAGCTGGAACAAGTGACGAAGCTGCTTCAACGACCGAAGCTGGAACAAGTGACGAAGGTGCGTCGACAACCGAAGCTGGAACAAGTGACGAAGCTGGAACAACTGACGAAGCTGCTTCAACGACCGAAGCTGGAACAAGTGACGAAGCTGCTTCAACGACCGAAGCTGGAACGGGTGACGAAGCTGTGTCAACGACCGAAGCTGGAACGGGTGACGAAGCTGCATCAACGACCGAAGCTGGAACAAGTGACGAAGCTGCTTCAACGACCGAAGCTGGAACGGGTGACGAAGCTGTGTCAACGACCGAAGCTGGAACAAGTGACGAAGCTGCTTCAACGACCGAAGCTGGAACAAGTGACGAAGGTGCGTCGACAACCGAAGCTGGAACAAGTGACGAAGCTGGAACAACTGACGAAGCTGCTTCAACGACCGAAGCTGGAACAAGTGACGAAGCTGCTTCAACGACCGAAGCTGGAACAAGTGACGAAGGTGCGTCGACAACCGAAGCTGGAACAAGTGACGAAGCTGGAACAACTGACGAAGCTGCTTCAACGACCGAAGCTGGAACAAGTGACGAAGCTGCGTCAACCACCGAAGCTGGAACAAGTGACGAAG CTGCTTCAACGACCGAAGCTGGAACGAGTGACGAAGCTGCGTCAACGACCGAAGCTGGAACAAGTGACGAAGGTGCGTCGACAACCGAAGCTGGAACAAGTGACGAAGCTGGAACAACTGACGAAGCTGCTTCAACGACCGAAGCTGGAACAAGTGACGAAGCTGCGTCAACGACCGAAGCTGGAACGAGTGACGAAG CTGCTTCAACGACCGAAGCTGGAGCGAGTGACGAAGCTGCGTCAACGACCGAAGCTGGAACAACTGACGAAGCTGCTTTAACGACCGAAGCTGGAACGAGTGACGAAGCTGCGTCAACGACCGAAGCTGGAACAAGTGACGAAGCTGGAACAACGACCGAAGCTGGAACGGGTGACGAAGCTGCGTCAACGACCGAAGCTGGAACGAGTGACGAAGCTGCTTCAACGACCGAAGCTGGAACGAGTGACGAAGCTGCGTCAACGACCGAAGCTGGAACAACTGACGAAGCTGGAACAACGACCGAAGCTGGAACGGGTGACGAAGCTGCGTCAACGACCGAAGCTGCAACGAGTGACGAAGCTGCGTCAACGACCGAAGCTGGAACAACTGACGAAGCTGCGTCAACGACCGAAGCTGGAACGAGTGACGAAGCTGCTTCAACGACCGAAGCTGGAACGAGTGACGAAGCTGCGTCAACGACCGAAGCTGGAACAACTGACGAAGCTGGAACAACGACCGAAGCTGGAACGGGTGACGAAGCTGCGTCAACGACCGAAGCTGGAACAACTGACGAAGCTGCTTTAACGACCGAAGCTGGAACGAGTGACGAAGCTGCGTCAACGACCGAAGCTGGAACGAGTGACGAAGCTGCTTCAACGACCGAAGCTGGAACGAGTGACGAAGCTGCGTCAACGACCGAAGCTGGAACGAGTGACGAAGCTGCGTCAACGACCGAAGCTGAAACAAGTGACGAAGCTGGAACAACTGACGAAGCTGCTTCAACGACCGGAGCTGGAACAACTGATGTAGCTGCGTCAACAACCGAAGATCAGACAACGACCGAAGCTCAGACAACCACCGAAGCTGCAACAACCACAGCACAGACAACGACTGAAGTTCAAACAACAACCGAAGCTCAGACAACTACTTCTGCTC CTACCACAACGGAAACTCCTACCACAGTCGTCACTACTCTTTCTGATG AATCTTCCGACACGTCGTCCTCCTATGATTCCGGTTGGTCGCTATGGGATGCTGTTGTATCAAGTG TCAAGACCGCTGCATCGgcaactaaaaatacgttattCGGATGGTTATAA